A DNA window from Actinomadura luzonensis contains the following coding sequences:
- a CDS encoding VOC family protein produces the protein MPHHSRLCRIVIDVEERHHADELAFWQAATGTALTHYAEFPEFHGALLGSGEFGLLLQRSGEGPARVHLDIHTDDLDAEVARLERLGATRVRHVEDRWWIMRDPAGLPFCVVPEPPGALHEGNAQRWDDQDA, from the coding sequence GTGCCGCACCACAGCAGGCTCTGCCGGATCGTGATCGACGTCGAGGAGCGCCACCACGCCGACGAGCTGGCCTTCTGGCAGGCCGCGACCGGCACCGCGCTGACGCACTACGCCGAGTTCCCCGAGTTCCACGGCGCCCTGCTGGGCAGCGGCGAGTTCGGGCTGCTGCTCCAGCGCTCAGGCGAAGGGCCGGCCCGGGTGCACCTCGACATCCACACCGACGACCTCGACGCCGAGGTGGCCAGGCTGGAGCGGCTGGGCGCCACCCGGGTCCGCCACGTGGAGGACCGCTGGTGGATCATGCGGGACCCGGCGGGCCTGCCGTTCTGCGTCGTCCCCGAGCCGCCGGGCGCCCTCCACGAGGGCAACGCCCAGCGCTGGGACGACCAGGACGCCTGA
- a CDS encoding DUF6229 family protein codes for MSRMTAELAERIVAGWRSGADTVDGWDNPAGPLFAGGEYAEADITMESIFAASGCTGVGCPPPPESGHCGTACTWSAGLECC; via the coding sequence ATGTCCAGGATGACCGCCGAACTCGCCGAACGCATCGTGGCCGGCTGGCGCAGCGGCGCCGACACCGTGGACGGCTGGGACAACCCGGCCGGCCCGCTGTTCGCCGGCGGCGAGTACGCCGAGGCCGACATCACGATGGAGTCCATCTTCGCCGCCTCCGGCTGCACCGGGGTCGGCTGCCCGCCGCCCCCGGAGTCGGGGCACTGCGGCACAGCCTGCACCTGGTCGGCCGGGCTCGAGTGCTGCTGA
- a CDS encoding peptidase inhibitor family I36 protein: protein MRTTHVTRIAAASAAALAALTLCSAPAAAAARAGDICLYSGRNYTGASWCWNPGNGYVDVPPALHDNVASFRAGANGCFINWIQVPNRKETRVVRDGDYRSVYDNDFGGKIDAVAPTC, encoded by the coding sequence ATGAGGACGACGCACGTCACCCGGATCGCCGCCGCCTCCGCCGCCGCGCTCGCCGCGCTGACCCTGTGCTCGGCCCCCGCCGCCGCGGCCGCGCGGGCGGGCGACATCTGCCTCTACAGCGGGCGGAACTACACGGGGGCGTCCTGGTGCTGGAATCCGGGCAACGGGTACGTGGACGTGCCGCCCGCCCTGCACGACAACGTGGCCTCCTTCCGCGCGGGCGCCAACGGCTGCTTCATCAACTGGATCCAGGTGCCCAACCGCAAGGAGACCCGCGTCGTCCGCGACGGCGACTACCGCAGCGTGTACGACAACGACTTCGGCGGCAAGATCGACGCCGTCGCGCCGACCTGCTGA
- a CDS encoding helix-turn-helix domain-containing protein, whose amino-acid sequence MDPVEQLLHPVRLRIVHALAAGRVLTTTQLCARLPDVPKVTLYRQVALLAEGGFLEVAGERRVRGAVERSYRLRRDRPVIDARAAAGMSLDDHRRGFAAAMAVLIAEFGAYLDREGADPVADSVSYRQGTVWLSPAELKDLLGELLTVLAPRLRQGPGPERAPYLLSAILFPGAPPPEDTGG is encoded by the coding sequence ATGGACCCTGTCGAGCAGTTGCTGCACCCGGTGCGGCTGCGCATCGTGCACGCCCTGGCCGCGGGCCGCGTCCTGACCACCACGCAGCTCTGCGCCCGCCTGCCCGACGTGCCCAAGGTGACGCTCTACCGCCAGGTCGCGCTGCTCGCCGAAGGCGGCTTCCTGGAGGTGGCGGGCGAGCGGCGGGTACGCGGCGCCGTCGAGCGCAGCTACCGCCTGCGCCGGGACCGGCCCGTCATCGACGCCCGCGCCGCCGCCGGCATGTCGCTCGACGACCACCGCCGGGGCTTCGCCGCCGCCATGGCCGTGCTCATCGCCGAGTTCGGCGCCTACCTCGACCGCGAGGGCGCCGACCCGGTCGCCGACTCGGTGTCCTACCGGCAGGGCACCGTCTGGCTCAGCCCCGCCGAGCTCAAGGACCTGCTCGGCGAACTGCTCACGGTCCTCGCGCCCCGCCTCCGTCAGGGCCCCGGCCCGGAACGGGCGCCGTACCTGCTCAGCGCGATCCTGTTCCCCGGCGCGCCGCCACCGGAGGACACCGGCGGCTGA
- a CDS encoding RecQ family ATP-dependent DNA helicase encodes MRHRFGWRGRRLRATARRRFGWQRLRPGQQEAMEHLLAGRDVLLVMPTGAGKSAVYQIPAQLLDGPTVVVSPLIALQRDQVAGLLRADAGGAVAVNSTTSVDSGLEQVTAGAAEFVFLSPEQLAKPEVVERLAAARPSLVAVDEAHCVAAWGHDFRPDYQRLGKVIARLGHPPVVAMTATAAPNVREEIVRALGLRDPVEIVRGFDRPNIALEVRRFVREEDKSRALAEDAAARDGLGLVYVATRKDTERYAAALAERGRRAEAYHGGMRAAERARVQELFTSGDLDVVVATSAFGMGIDRPDVRWVLHAAPPESPDAYYQEIGRAGRDGAPATAVLFYRPEDLGLRRFFTGGRADAATLLRVATLVRGHAGEVPARELAGLLELSASQLTRLVNLLERAGALAVTDAGALRYADPALPPERAAERAAGLDEARHHLDRSRLDMMRGYAETRGCRRRYLLAYFGEPYAAPACGACDSCRDGAAARPEPAAAPAEEGPFAVQAKVRHKTWGEGTVMSREPDRITVLFDSVGYKTLALSAVDRVLEPAGTGS; translated from the coding sequence TTGAGGCACCGGTTCGGGTGGCGCGGCCGGCGGCTGCGGGCCACGGCGCGCCGGCGGTTCGGCTGGCAGCGGCTGCGGCCGGGCCAGCAGGAGGCGATGGAGCACCTGCTCGCCGGGCGTGACGTGCTGCTCGTCATGCCGACCGGCGCCGGGAAGTCGGCGGTCTACCAGATCCCCGCGCAGCTCCTCGACGGGCCCACGGTCGTCGTCTCGCCGCTCATCGCGCTCCAGCGCGACCAGGTGGCGGGGCTGCTCAGGGCGGACGCGGGCGGCGCGGTGGCGGTGAACTCGACCACGTCCGTGGACAGCGGCCTGGAGCAGGTGACGGCGGGGGCGGCGGAGTTCGTGTTCCTCTCTCCCGAGCAGCTGGCCAAGCCCGAGGTGGTCGAGCGGCTGGCGGCGGCCCGGCCGTCGCTGGTCGCCGTCGACGAGGCGCACTGCGTCGCGGCCTGGGGGCACGACTTCCGCCCCGACTACCAGCGGCTCGGCAAGGTCATCGCGCGGCTCGGGCACCCGCCGGTGGTGGCGATGACGGCCACCGCCGCGCCGAACGTGCGCGAGGAGATCGTCCGGGCGCTCGGCCTGCGCGACCCCGTGGAGATCGTCAGGGGCTTCGACCGGCCGAACATCGCGCTGGAGGTGCGCCGCTTCGTCCGCGAGGAGGACAAGAGCCGGGCGCTGGCCGAGGACGCCGCCGCCCGGGACGGCCTCGGCCTGGTGTACGTCGCCACCCGCAAGGACACCGAGCGGTACGCGGCCGCGCTGGCGGAGCGGGGCCGCCGGGCCGAGGCGTACCACGGCGGGATGCGGGCCGCCGAACGCGCCCGCGTCCAGGAGCTGTTCACCTCGGGCGACCTGGACGTGGTGGTCGCGACGTCGGCGTTCGGGATGGGCATCGACCGGCCCGACGTGCGCTGGGTGCTGCACGCCGCCCCGCCGGAGTCGCCCGACGCCTACTACCAGGAGATCGGCCGGGCCGGCCGCGACGGCGCGCCCGCCACGGCCGTGCTGTTCTACCGGCCGGAGGACCTGGGGCTGCGCCGCTTCTTCACCGGCGGCCGGGCCGACGCCGCGACGCTGCTGCGGGTGGCGACGCTGGTGCGCGGGCACGCCGGGGAGGTGCCGGCGCGCGAGCTGGCCGGGCTGCTGGAGCTGAGCGCGTCCCAGCTCACCAGGCTCGTCAACCTGCTGGAGCGGGCGGGGGCGCTGGCCGTCACCGACGCGGGCGCCCTCCGTTACGCCGACCCGGCGCTGCCGCCGGAGCGCGCCGCCGAGCGCGCGGCCGGGCTGGACGAGGCCCGCCACCACCTGGACCGGTCGCGGCTCGACATGATGCGCGGCTACGCCGAGACCAGGGGCTGCCGCCGCCGGTACCTGCTGGCCTACTTCGGGGAGCCGTACGCCGCCCCGGCGTGCGGCGCGTGCGACTCCTGCCGCGACGGCGCGGCCGCGCGGCCCGAGCCGGCCGCCGCCCCGGCCGAGGAGGGGCCGTTCGCCGTCCAGGCGAAGGTGCGGCACAAGACGTGGGGCGAGGGCACGGTCATGAGCCGCGAGCCCGACCGGATCACCGTGCTGTTCGACTCGGTCGGCTACAAGACGCTGGCGCTGAGCGCCGTGGACCGGGTGCTGGAGCCGGCCGGGACCGGCTCCTGA
- a CDS encoding phenylalanine 4-monooxygenase: MDEHPPRTPTTADGRLGRAADHPGMRDPRYLARRRWFAQLARGHRVGDPAPRVEYRPGEHAVWRAVRRALEDAHRAHACREVLSAREAVRFPADRLPQHAEVGAQLRRLTGFDFTLAGGVVANERFLGSMARGYFHAVQFVRHPAVPMYTPEPDLIHDVFGHGIHLAAPVFAAVYRLIGEAAARLRTGHALQIVSDLYWYTLEYGVVEDGGATKAYGAALLSSYGELGRFRAADVRELDVPAVLATPYDIAGYQPVLFRARSLAHVADTLAAFLGGLDDDTALAARPPAAP; encoded by the coding sequence ATGGACGAGCATCCGCCGCGCACCCCGACCACCGCCGACGGCCGGCTCGGCCGCGCCGCCGACCATCCCGGGATGCGCGACCCGCGCTACCTGGCGCGGCGGCGCTGGTTCGCGCAGCTGGCGCGCGGGCACCGGGTGGGCGACCCGGCGCCGCGCGTGGAGTACCGGCCGGGCGAGCACGCGGTCTGGCGGGCGGTCCGGCGGGCCCTGGAGGACGCGCACCGCGCGCACGCCTGCCGCGAGGTGCTGTCCGCCCGCGAGGCCGTGCGCTTCCCCGCCGACCGCCTCCCGCAGCACGCCGAGGTGGGGGCGCAGCTGCGGCGGCTGACCGGCTTCGACTTCACGCTGGCCGGCGGCGTGGTGGCCAACGAGCGCTTCCTCGGCTCGATGGCCCGCGGGTACTTCCACGCGGTGCAGTTCGTCCGGCATCCGGCGGTGCCGATGTACACGCCGGAGCCGGACCTCATCCACGACGTCTTCGGCCACGGCATCCACCTGGCCGCGCCGGTCTTCGCCGCCGTCTACCGGCTGATCGGCGAGGCCGCGGCGCGGCTGCGCACCGGGCACGCGCTGCAGATCGTCAGCGACCTGTACTGGTACACGCTGGAGTACGGCGTGGTGGAGGACGGCGGCGCGACCAAGGCGTACGGGGCGGCGCTGCTGTCCTCCTACGGCGAGCTCGGCCGCTTCCGCGCCGCCGACGTGCGCGAGCTGGACGTGCCGGCGGTGCTCGCGACGCCCTACGACATCGCGGGCTACCAGCCGGTGCTGTTCCGCGCCCGCAGCCTGGCGCACGTCGCCGACACGCTCGCGGCCTTCCTCGGCGGGCTGGACGACGACACCGCGCTCGCCGCGCGCCCGCCCGCCGCGCCGTGA